The Arachis ipaensis cultivar K30076 chromosome B07, Araip1.1, whole genome shotgun sequence genome includes a window with the following:
- the LOC107610143 gene encoding transmembrane and coiled-coil domain-containing protein 4-like isoform X1 — translation MDETSSILLPTQRYAAAALFALALHHSQIHQSQTPDTPHADADGDATSPASAKASVSDDSDLWIHDKRGLLFPVFRFLGVDDQAWCGLKETAGSSPQVRDHVGAFLKLLSEEGDAASSERLAKEAALAKVLDITVESKETDADSSGAERGSHELKNGNQGDSSNAPTESSAVVAQPRHETIESSVLVPQKKEASLALENDVFEEPLEEATLISYQRKVTVLYALLSACVADIAKDDKNCCRARQGYDARHRVALRLLALWLGVKWNEMEAMESMVVYSVMNSAIKGGDKEEETVEAETNWDKWKRGGIIGAAALTGGTLMAITGGLAAPAIAHGLTALAPTLGTIVPAIGTGGFAAAATATGSAAGSVAVAASFGAAGAGLTGSKMATRIGSLEEFELKEIGDIHQGRLAVGIFISGLAFQEKDFVEPWEGYCNNMERYVLQYESQILIALSTAIQDWIRSKIMLELMKDGAMLTVLSTLVSALAWPATLVTAFDFIDSRWAIAVDRSDKAGKVLADVLLKGLQGNRPVTLVGFSLGARVIFKCLQCLAEAEGDNAGLVERVVILGAPISIKDENWEAARKMVAGRFVNAYSKNDWTLGVTFRASLLSQGLAGIQPVDVPGMENIDVTQLIEGHASYLQETRNILKYLELDNYNSIFRNEPESPQGQKSTAS, via the exons ATGGATGAAACCTCTTCTATCTTGTTGCCTACTCAGAGATACGCAGCTGCTGCTCTGTTTGCTCTCGCACTTCACCACTCTCAGATCCATCAATCTCAAACTCCCGATACTCCTCACGCCGATGCCGACGGTGATGCTACTAGCCCCGCCTCCGCCAAGGCTTCTGTTTCCGACGATTCTGACCTTTGGATCCACGATAAGCGTGGTTTGCTCTTCCCAGTGTTTAG GTTTCTCGGAGTGGATGACCAAGCGTGGTGTGGCCTAAAGGAAACTGCTGGTTCTTCTCCTCAAGTCAGGGATCACGTTGGAGCT TTCTTGAAACTACTGTCCGAGGAAGGTGATGCAGCTTCTTCAGAAAGACTGGCTAAAGAAGCTGCATTGGCCAAGGTTCTTGATATCACAGTTGAAAGCAAGGAAACTGATGCTGATTCTTCAGGCGCAGAACGTGGAAGCCATGAGTTGAAAAATGGAAACCAAGGAGATTCAAGCAATGCTCCGACAGAATCATCTGCTGTGGTTGCTCAGCCACGTCATGAAACCATCGAGAGCTCAGTTCTGGTGCCTCAGAAGAAAGAAGCTTCCCTTGCACTTGAAAATGATGTTTTTGAAGAACCTTTGGAGGAGGCAACCCTTATCAGTTACCAGAGGAAAGTGACAGTTCTTTATGCACTTCTTTCAGCTTGTGTAGCAGATATTGCTAAGGATGACAAGAACTGCTGTCGTGCAAGGCAGGGGTATGATGCTCGTCACCGTGTTGCTTTGCGGTTGCTTGCTTTATGGCTCGGTGTCAAGTGGAATGAAATG GAAGCAATGGAGTCAATGGTTGTTTATTCAGTAATGAATTCAGCGATTAAAGGAGGAGATAAGGAGGAAGAAACTGTAGAAGCAGAAACCAACTGGGATAAATGGAAGCGTGGAGGTATTATTGGAGCAGCTGCTTTAACAGGAGGAACCTTAATGGCTATAACCGGTG GCTTGGCTGCCCCAGCAATTGCCCATGGATTAACTGCTTTGGCTCCTACACTGGGCACTATTGTTCCTGCCATTGGAACTGGTGGTTTTGCTGCAGCAGCAACTGCTACAGGATCTGCTGCTGGATCAGTAGCAGTTGCTGCATCATTTGGAG CTGCTGGAGCTGGCCTTACTGGTAGTAAGATGGCAACAAGAATTGGAAGTCTTGAGGAATTTGAGTTGAAAGAAATTGGAGACATTCATCAGGGT cGTCTAGCAGTAGGAATCTTCATTTCAGGGCTTGCGTTTCaggaaaaagattttgtagaacctTGGGAAGGCTACTGCAATAACATGGAGAG GTATGTGCTTCAATATGAGTCGCAAATTTTGATTGCACTAAGCACTGCCATCCAGGACTGGATCAGATCAA AAATTATGCTTGAGTTGATGAAAGATGGTGCCATGCTGACAGTATTAAGTACCCTTGTGTCAGCATTAGCGTGGCCTGCAACTTTAGTTACTGCATTTGATTTTATAGACAGCAGATGGGCAATTGCAGTGGATAG ATCAGACAAGGCGGGTAAGGTGCTTGCTGATGTCTTGCTGAAAGGCTTGCAGGGAAACAG GCCTGTGACACTAGTAGGTTTTTCATTGGGAGCCCGCGTCAttttcaagtgtctccaatgttTGGCTGAGGCCGAAGGAGACAATG CCGGACTAGTGGAAAGGGTTGTTATCCTTGGAGCACCCATCTCAATTAAAGATGAAAATTGGGAGGCAGCTAGAAAG ATGGTAGCTGGAAGGTTTGTGAACGCTTACTCTAAGAATGACTGGACACTAGGTGTAACTTTTCGTGCCAG TTTGCTTTCTCAAGGACTAGCTGGAATCCAACCTGTTGATGTTCCAGGGATGGAGAAT ATTGATGTGACACAATTGATAGAAGGCCACGCTAGCTACCTGCAGGAGACACGGAATATACTTAAGTACCTTGAATTGGACAATTATAACTCTATTTTCAGAAATGAACCTGAAAGCCCCCAGGGGCAGAAGAGTACAGCGAGCTAG
- the LOC107610143 gene encoding transmembrane and coiled-coil domain-containing protein 4-like isoform X2, producing MDETSSILLPTQRYAAAALFALALHHSQIHQSQTPDTPHADADGDATSPASAKASVSDDSDLWIHDKRGLLFPVFRFLGVDDQAWCGLKETAGSSPQVRDHVGAFLKLLSEEGDAASSERLAKEAALAKVLDITVESKETDADSSGAERGSHELKNGNQGDSSNAPTESSAVVAQPRHETIESSVLVPQKKEASLALENDVFEEPLEEATLISYQRKVTVLYALLSACVADIAKDDKNCCRARQGYDARHRVALRLLALWLGVKWNEMEAMESMVVYSVMNSAIKGGDKEEETVEAETNWDKWKRGGIIGAAALTGGTLMAITGGLAAPAIAHGLTALAPTLGTIVPAIGTGGFAASFGAAGAGLTGSKMATRIGSLEEFELKEIGDIHQGRLAVGIFISGLAFQEKDFVEPWEGYCNNMERYVLQYESQILIALSTAIQDWIRSKIMLELMKDGAMLTVLSTLVSALAWPATLVTAFDFIDSRWAIAVDRSDKAGKVLADVLLKGLQGNRPVTLVGFSLGARVIFKCLQCLAEAEGDNAGLVERVVILGAPISIKDENWEAARKMVAGRFVNAYSKNDWTLGVTFRASLLSQGLAGIQPVDVPGMENIDVTQLIEGHASYLQETRNILKYLELDNYNSIFRNEPESPQGQKSTAS from the exons ATGGATGAAACCTCTTCTATCTTGTTGCCTACTCAGAGATACGCAGCTGCTGCTCTGTTTGCTCTCGCACTTCACCACTCTCAGATCCATCAATCTCAAACTCCCGATACTCCTCACGCCGATGCCGACGGTGATGCTACTAGCCCCGCCTCCGCCAAGGCTTCTGTTTCCGACGATTCTGACCTTTGGATCCACGATAAGCGTGGTTTGCTCTTCCCAGTGTTTAG GTTTCTCGGAGTGGATGACCAAGCGTGGTGTGGCCTAAAGGAAACTGCTGGTTCTTCTCCTCAAGTCAGGGATCACGTTGGAGCT TTCTTGAAACTACTGTCCGAGGAAGGTGATGCAGCTTCTTCAGAAAGACTGGCTAAAGAAGCTGCATTGGCCAAGGTTCTTGATATCACAGTTGAAAGCAAGGAAACTGATGCTGATTCTTCAGGCGCAGAACGTGGAAGCCATGAGTTGAAAAATGGAAACCAAGGAGATTCAAGCAATGCTCCGACAGAATCATCTGCTGTGGTTGCTCAGCCACGTCATGAAACCATCGAGAGCTCAGTTCTGGTGCCTCAGAAGAAAGAAGCTTCCCTTGCACTTGAAAATGATGTTTTTGAAGAACCTTTGGAGGAGGCAACCCTTATCAGTTACCAGAGGAAAGTGACAGTTCTTTATGCACTTCTTTCAGCTTGTGTAGCAGATATTGCTAAGGATGACAAGAACTGCTGTCGTGCAAGGCAGGGGTATGATGCTCGTCACCGTGTTGCTTTGCGGTTGCTTGCTTTATGGCTCGGTGTCAAGTGGAATGAAATG GAAGCAATGGAGTCAATGGTTGTTTATTCAGTAATGAATTCAGCGATTAAAGGAGGAGATAAGGAGGAAGAAACTGTAGAAGCAGAAACCAACTGGGATAAATGGAAGCGTGGAGGTATTATTGGAGCAGCTGCTTTAACAGGAGGAACCTTAATGGCTATAACCGGTG GCTTGGCTGCCCCAGCAATTGCCCATGGATTAACTGCTTTGGCTCCTACACTGGGCACTATTGTTCCTGCCATTGGAACTGGTGGTT TTGCTGCATCATTTGGAG CTGCTGGAGCTGGCCTTACTGGTAGTAAGATGGCAACAAGAATTGGAAGTCTTGAGGAATTTGAGTTGAAAGAAATTGGAGACATTCATCAGGGT cGTCTAGCAGTAGGAATCTTCATTTCAGGGCTTGCGTTTCaggaaaaagattttgtagaacctTGGGAAGGCTACTGCAATAACATGGAGAG GTATGTGCTTCAATATGAGTCGCAAATTTTGATTGCACTAAGCACTGCCATCCAGGACTGGATCAGATCAA AAATTATGCTTGAGTTGATGAAAGATGGTGCCATGCTGACAGTATTAAGTACCCTTGTGTCAGCATTAGCGTGGCCTGCAACTTTAGTTACTGCATTTGATTTTATAGACAGCAGATGGGCAATTGCAGTGGATAG ATCAGACAAGGCGGGTAAGGTGCTTGCTGATGTCTTGCTGAAAGGCTTGCAGGGAAACAG GCCTGTGACACTAGTAGGTTTTTCATTGGGAGCCCGCGTCAttttcaagtgtctccaatgttTGGCTGAGGCCGAAGGAGACAATG CCGGACTAGTGGAAAGGGTTGTTATCCTTGGAGCACCCATCTCAATTAAAGATGAAAATTGGGAGGCAGCTAGAAAG ATGGTAGCTGGAAGGTTTGTGAACGCTTACTCTAAGAATGACTGGACACTAGGTGTAACTTTTCGTGCCAG TTTGCTTTCTCAAGGACTAGCTGGAATCCAACCTGTTGATGTTCCAGGGATGGAGAAT ATTGATGTGACACAATTGATAGAAGGCCACGCTAGCTACCTGCAGGAGACACGGAATATACTTAAGTACCTTGAATTGGACAATTATAACTCTATTTTCAGAAATGAACCTGAAAGCCCCCAGGGGCAGAAGAGTACAGCGAGCTAG